The region CGGGAGTTAAGAACATTGTTTTAAATGACATAAAAGGGGCTATTGCTGAAGATGCTGCATGGCTCAATGATCCACAAAGACAAATTGCAAAACTGACAAATAGAAAAATGGAACATGGGAAAGTTGAAGATTTAATAAAAGGCAAAGATGTATTTATAGGGCTTTCTGTGGGAAATGTTTTGACAAAAGATATGGTTAAAAAAATGAATAAAGACAGCATAATTTTTGCTTTAGCTAATCCTGTTCCAGAAATAATGCCAGATGAAGCAAAAAAAGGTGGCGCAAAGGTAATTGCCACAGGGAGATCGGATTTCCCTAATCAAATTAATAATTTGTTGGTGTTTCCAGGAATATTTAAAGGAGCTTTAGAACTAAGAGTTTCAGAAATAACTGATGAAATGAAACTTAGGGCAGCTCAATCTATTGCTAAACTTGTAAGTAAAGATAAACTTAACGAAGAATATATAATACCAGATGCTTTTGATAATAGGGTGAGTGACGTTGTTGCTAATGCGGTTAAAGATGTAGCAATAAAAAATGGATTATCAAGAGTTTTATGATAAGTATGTAATAAATCCAAGACAGAGACAACCTATTTACTATATATATGCTCCAAGTGAAAAAGAAATTAAATAAGGGAGAAAATCATGGATACAGAAAAAATGTTTTATGAAATTTTAGAGGGAAGAGAAAAAAGAGCACAGCTGCAAAGACAGCTTATAACTGAATATAAGAGTACACTAATATCTTTTACATTAAATATTCCTGGAATAAATAAGCTGGGTAAAAATTTTAAAAAGGTCTATGAAAAAGGAATAGAAGAATTGGAAGAGGAGTTTTTGAAAAAAAACATATTAGTTATGTATGGAAAAACAAATAGCAGCAATGCTGGCTATGAAGCATTTTTCTGTGTAGCAAAGGATCCTATAACTATAAAAAAGATGACTACAGATATTGAAGAAAGAAGTAAATTAGGACGCTTATTTGATTTTGATGTGTTTGATAATAATTATAAATTGTTAAGTAGAACTGAGGTTGGTCTTCCTAGAAGAAGATGTCTATTGTGCGATGGAATAGCGGCAGAGTGCAGCAGAAGTAGGAAACATTCCGTTGAAGATGTACTAAATAAAATAAATGAAATTATAGAAGATTCATTTTAATTAAAGGAGGATAATTTTTATGGAAATAAATATGGATTATTTGAATATAAAAAATTATAAAAAATTATATAGAAATATCCCAGCAGCTGAACTTATAGAACTTGCTGTAAAAAGAGGAGAAGGAACATTATCTAATAAAGGTGCATTTGTTGTAAATACAGGAAAGTATACAGGAAGATCACCTAAGGATAGATTTATAGTAAAAGATAGCATAACAGAGGATAAAATAAATTGGGGAGAAGTAAATCTGCCAATTGAAGAAAAAGTATTTGATAAGATTTATAAGGATGTAATTGAATATTTAAAGGACAAGGATTTGTTTGTCTTTGATGGGCGCGTGGGTGCACTCCCCAAATATGCTCTTCCAATAAGGGTAGTATGTGAATGTGCATATCAAGCTTTATTTGCAAATCAAATGTTTGTAAGATTAAATGATACTTCAAATCATATCCCAGAATTTAATGTTATTTCTGCACCAGGATTTAAGGCTAAAGGAGCAGCAGATGGATTGAATTCGGAAGCTTTTGTTTTGATAAATTTCTCTAAAAAAATAGTTCTTATAGGAGGGACTGCTTATTCTGGAGAGATAAAAAAATCTATGTTTTCTGTAATGAATTTTTTATTGCCACAAAAAGGAGTACTTCCTATGCACTGTTCTGCTAATAAAGGGAAGAATGATGATACTGTAATATTCTTTGGACTATCAGGAACAGGAAAAACTACGCTTTCAACTGATTCTTTAAGAAAACTTATAGGTGATGATGAGCACGGTTGGTGTAGTGATGGAATATTTAATTTTGAAGG is a window of Clostridium pasteurianum DNA encoding:
- the citX gene encoding citrate lyase holo-[acyl-carrier protein] synthase codes for the protein MDTEKMFYEILEGREKRAQLQRQLITEYKSTLISFTLNIPGINKLGKNFKKVYEKGIEELEEEFLKKNILVMYGKTNSSNAGYEAFFCVAKDPITIKKMTTDIEERSKLGRLFDFDVFDNNYKLLSRTEVGLPRRRCLLCDGIAAECSRSRKHSVEDVLNKINEIIEDSF